The genomic window GCCCAGAACCTTGTAGCGGTTGCCGAGCAATGTCCCTGGCTGAACCGTTTGAGCCATGGCTTTTCCCCGAAAGCGCGTCTAGGTGTAGACTACCCGACTTTGGGCAGGGTGTCAACTCTCGCGTGCGCTGGCCGATTTGTCAGAAAGCGGCACGAGTGGCATACTCGGCCGCGCCGATCCGGGCACGGCCCCGAGATAGGCGCAATCCATTTTGGCAAACGGTGATCCATTTGACCAAGATACGCATGCGAGGCCCCAGCAGGGTGGTTCTTACACAGGGGCTGCTCGTTCTATTCCTGCTCGCTGCCGTAGCCGTCGCAACGACGAACGGGTCGGTGGCAGCGGGCCTGGCAGAATCCGATAGTAGCGGCGTGCGCGTGCTGCCGACGGGCGATGGGGCGGGAAGCGCCACACCCGACGCGGCAGCCGCGACATTCGCCGAGCGGGTGATTGAACTGACCAACCAGGAGAGGGCCAAGGCCGGTTTGCCACCCCTGATCAGCGATGCCTCGTTGAACGCCGCCGCGCTGGCCCACAGCCAGGATATGGCCGATCACGATTTCTTCAGCCACACTGGCTCGGATGGCTCTTCGGCCTGTGGCCGCATGGGGGCAGCGGGGTATAGCCCGATTTGGGCGTGCGGCGAGAACATCGCGGCGGGGTACACGTCGCCTGAGGAAGCGGTTGCCGCGTGGATGAACAGCGCCGGGCACAGGGCCAATATCCTCAGCCCATACTACCACCACATTGGGGTGGGGTACGTGTACGACGCAGGCGACACGTTTGGCCCCTATTATCACTACTGGACGCAGGACTTTGCGGCGCACTCGTGGCAGACGCCTGTGCCTGCCACGGCGACGCCAACCCGGACGGCGACTCCTACACGGATGCCGACGAGCACACCGACCCCAAGCCGAACACCCACGCGGCCCCCCACACTTACCAGGACGTCCACCGCTACGGCTACGCTAACCGCCACGCCAACGCGGACAGCCACCGTTAGGCCCAGCGCGACCTCCACCGACACGCCGACGGCGACCTTTACGGCGAGCGCGACGCCCACGTCCACGCGGACGCCGACATCTTCGGCCACACCTGCACCTTCGGCGACATCGCCAGCGACCGGTACCTTCACACCCACACCCACGCAAATTCCCCCGCCCATCCAGCCGCCGCCCATGATGCGGCGACTGTGGCTCCCTCTCGTGGTCGCGCTGTAAGGGCACGGATCGCCTGCCCGGCGGCGAGT from Chloroflexota bacterium includes these protein-coding regions:
- a CDS encoding CAP domain-containing protein; amino-acid sequence: MRGPSRVVLTQGLLVLFLLAAVAVATTNGSVAAGLAESDSSGVRVLPTGDGAGSATPDAAAATFAERVIELTNQERAKAGLPPLISDASLNAAALAHSQDMADHDFFSHTGSDGSSACGRMGAAGYSPIWACGENIAAGYTSPEEAVAAWMNSAGHRANILSPYYHHIGVGYVYDAGDTFGPYYHYWTQDFAAHSWQTPVPATATPTRTATPTRMPTSTPTPSRTPTRPPTLTRTSTATATLTATPTRTATVRPSATSTDTPTATFTASATPTSTRTPTSSATPAPSATSPATGTFTPTPTQIPPPIQPPPMMRRLWLPLVVAL